In Molothrus aeneus isolate 106 chromosome 13, BPBGC_Maene_1.0, whole genome shotgun sequence, a genomic segment contains:
- the TIPIN gene encoding TIMELESS-interacting protein isoform X2: MLDPLENNLFDLPDYENTEDETFPPLPPPASPGRDDAEWAQANGDPDGNQQSQPKDSAVTTQKAVKRPRPRLDAQRLTSERGLPALRHMFDNVKFKGKGHEAEDLKTLIQHMEHWAHRLFPKLQFEDFIDVVESLGNKKEVQTCLKRIRLDLPILHEDFKNSEEGEGASNGLDAAAEDAHPHCGSAEELISLPGPSLTEEQQERMKKNRQLALERRQARLQGLSQSQHQELPSSYSEEEFDSPVAQDPPDLTEDTQVPAAKDAPTEEDGDDELGRAREEQ, from the exons ATGCTAGATCCTTTAGAGAACAACTTGTTTGATCTTCCTGATTATGAGAACACAGAAGACGAAACATTCCCACCTCTTCCACCTCCCGCCTCTCCGGGGAGAGACGATGCAGAGTGGGCTCAGGCTAATGGAG aTCCAGATGGAAACCAGCAGTCCCAACCAAAGGATTCTGCTGTGACCACACAAAAGGCAGTAAAAAGACCAAGGCCTAGATTAGATGCCCAAAG GTTAACTTCAGAAAGAGGGCTCCCAGCTCTGAGACACATGTTTGACAACGTCAAGTTCAAGGGCAAAGGGCACGAG gcagaggACCTGAAGACTCTGATCCAACACATGGAGCACTGGGCTCACAGACTGTTCCCAAAACTGCAGTTTGAGGATTTTATTGACGTAGTGGAGTCCTtgggaaacaaaaaggaagtTCAG ACCTGCCTCAAGCGGATTAGACTTGATCTTCCTATTTTACATGAAGACTTCAAAaatagtgaag aaggagaaggggCAAGCAATGGGCTGGATGCAGCTGCTGAAGATGCACATCCCCACTGTGGCAGTGCAGAGGAGCTGATTTCCCTGCCTGGGCCGAGTCTGacggaggagcagcaggagcggATGAAGAAGAACCGGCAGCTGGCCCTGGAGCGGAGGCAGGCGCGGCTGCAGGGCCTCAGCCAGTCCCAGCACCAGG agCTCCCCAGCAGTTATTCAGAAGAGGAGTTTGACAGCCCAGTTGCTCAGGATCCCCCTGACCTCACTGAAGACACTCAGGTTCCTGCAGCCAAGGATGCTCCCACAGAAGAAGATGGAGATGATGAATTGGGACGTGCCAGGGAAGAGCAGTAG
- the TIPIN gene encoding TIMELESS-interacting protein isoform X1 — protein MLDPLENNLFDLPDYENTEDETFPPLPPPASPGRDDAEWAQANGDPDGNQQSQPKDSAVTTQKAVKRPRPRLDAQRLTSERGLPALRHMFDNVKFKGKGHEAEDLKTLIQHMEHWAHRLFPKLQFEDFIDVVESLGNKKEVQTCLKRIRLDLPILHEDFKNSEAEGEGASNGLDAAAEDAHPHCGSAEELISLPGPSLTEEQQERMKKNRQLALERRQARLQGLSQSQHQELPSSYSEEEFDSPVAQDPPDLTEDTQVPAAKDAPTEEDGDDELGRAREEQ, from the exons ATGCTAGATCCTTTAGAGAACAACTTGTTTGATCTTCCTGATTATGAGAACACAGAAGACGAAACATTCCCACCTCTTCCACCTCCCGCCTCTCCGGGGAGAGACGATGCAGAGTGGGCTCAGGCTAATGGAG aTCCAGATGGAAACCAGCAGTCCCAACCAAAGGATTCTGCTGTGACCACACAAAAGGCAGTAAAAAGACCAAGGCCTAGATTAGATGCCCAAAG GTTAACTTCAGAAAGAGGGCTCCCAGCTCTGAGACACATGTTTGACAACGTCAAGTTCAAGGGCAAAGGGCACGAG gcagaggACCTGAAGACTCTGATCCAACACATGGAGCACTGGGCTCACAGACTGTTCCCAAAACTGCAGTTTGAGGATTTTATTGACGTAGTGGAGTCCTtgggaaacaaaaaggaagtTCAG ACCTGCCTCAAGCGGATTAGACTTGATCTTCCTATTTTACATGAAGACTTCAAAaatagtgaag cagaaggagaaggggCAAGCAATGGGCTGGATGCAGCTGCTGAAGATGCACATCCCCACTGTGGCAGTGCAGAGGAGCTGATTTCCCTGCCTGGGCCGAGTCTGacggaggagcagcaggagcggATGAAGAAGAACCGGCAGCTGGCCCTGGAGCGGAGGCAGGCGCGGCTGCAGGGCCTCAGCCAGTCCCAGCACCAGG agCTCCCCAGCAGTTATTCAGAAGAGGAGTTTGACAGCCCAGTTGCTCAGGATCCCCCTGACCTCACTGAAGACACTCAGGTTCCTGCAGCCAAGGATGCTCCCACAGAAGAAGATGGAGATGATGAATTGGGACGTGCCAGGGAAGAGCAGTAG